The following are encoded together in the Streptomyces sp. NBC_00341 genome:
- a CDS encoding S8 family serine peptidase yields MHLSRSPRRRTAAWAAAALTVTGLLIGPPSAAAASGPTAQVDAALLNAVDGGGDASFFVVLKDKADLSPAKGKRAHAAKAKSAFSELKTKAQTSQRSLNSFLDKKKVGHQDFWIANAVKVTGDADLIAELSKRSDVAQIVKEQHYKLDDIESKPSKAATKAAVNAASKAAATEEDGAPEWGVKDIKADQVWDEYRDRGEGIVIASVDSGVQYDHPDLVDNYRGNNGDGSFTHDYNWFDASGQCPTSAPCDNNGHGTHTMGTMAGKGGVGVAPGATWIAAKGCETESCSDGALLAAGQWILAPTDHNGENPRPDLAPNIVNNSWGGGQTTFYQDIVEAWNAAGIFEAFAAGNAGDGATCSTTEAPGAQAPAYGVGAYDSTGKIAKFSGFGPSLVDGSMKPNISAPGVDVRSTWPGDSYNTISGTSMATPHVAGAVALLWSAAPSLIGDIDTTRTLLNEGATDVDDTHCGGTTAANNVWGEGKLDIYSSVEKAPHSAGTVTGKVTDKATGTALSGLSIQATDTAGTSRTVHTTGTGGYRLTLSAGTYDFTVSGYGYATSSVSGVEVTESGDLTQDFALDAVASHQVSGTVKDVQGRPLGKATVAVSGTPVKPVTTGTDGTFTLPAVAEGSYTLTVTPTAPVLCNGVYAESLKVAGDMSEKVKLPLRTDSYGHTCSPATYSWVKGTTKVALSGDEDAKTISLPFPVELYGVSYTSASVTTNGLINFMEPRLGDFDNVALPSVAKPNGAVAALWDDLVLDKKSSVQTATKGDVGHRTFAVVWNKAAYADGSGGRATFEAVFDEATGAVTLQYNTVDDRGVGATVGIENQAGVDALQYSYNQPVLTAGSAVRIAPEGK; encoded by the coding sequence ATGCACCTGTCCCGATCGCCCCGGCGCAGAACCGCCGCATGGGCGGCCGCAGCGCTCACCGTCACGGGCCTGCTGATCGGCCCACCGTCCGCGGCCGCCGCTTCCGGGCCGACCGCCCAGGTCGACGCCGCCCTGCTGAACGCCGTGGACGGCGGCGGCGACGCGTCGTTCTTCGTCGTCCTCAAGGACAAGGCCGACCTGTCGCCGGCCAAGGGCAAGCGCGCCCACGCCGCGAAGGCGAAGTCGGCGTTCAGCGAGCTGAAGACGAAGGCACAGACGAGCCAGCGCTCGCTCAACTCCTTCCTCGACAAGAAGAAGGTCGGCCACCAGGACTTCTGGATCGCCAACGCCGTCAAGGTCACCGGTGACGCGGACCTGATCGCGGAACTCTCGAAGCGCTCCGACGTCGCGCAGATCGTCAAGGAGCAGCACTACAAGCTCGACGACATCGAGAGCAAGCCCTCGAAGGCAGCGACGAAGGCGGCCGTCAACGCCGCCTCGAAGGCCGCGGCCACCGAAGAGGACGGCGCGCCCGAGTGGGGCGTCAAGGACATCAAGGCCGATCAGGTCTGGGACGAGTACCGGGACCGGGGCGAGGGCATCGTCATCGCCAGCGTCGACTCGGGCGTCCAGTACGACCACCCGGATCTGGTGGACAACTACCGCGGCAACAACGGCGACGGCTCCTTCACGCACGACTACAACTGGTTCGACGCCAGCGGTCAGTGCCCGACCAGCGCTCCGTGCGACAACAACGGCCACGGCACCCACACCATGGGCACCATGGCGGGCAAGGGCGGCGTCGGCGTCGCCCCCGGCGCGACCTGGATCGCCGCGAAGGGCTGCGAGACGGAGAGCTGCTCGGACGGGGCGCTGCTCGCGGCCGGCCAGTGGATTCTCGCGCCGACCGACCACAACGGTGAGAACCCGCGCCCGGACCTCGCGCCGAACATCGTCAACAACTCCTGGGGCGGCGGCCAGACGACGTTCTACCAGGACATCGTCGAGGCATGGAACGCCGCGGGGATCTTCGAGGCGTTCGCGGCCGGCAACGCCGGTGACGGCGCTACCTGCTCGACCACGGAGGCGCCCGGCGCGCAGGCTCCGGCCTACGGTGTCGGCGCGTACGACTCGACCGGGAAGATCGCGAAGTTCTCCGGCTTCGGCCCGTCGCTCGTCGACGGCTCGATGAAGCCGAACATCTCGGCCCCGGGCGTCGACGTCCGCTCCACCTGGCCGGGCGACTCGTACAACACCATCTCCGGTACGTCGATGGCGACTCCGCACGTCGCGGGCGCGGTGGCGCTGCTCTGGTCGGCGGCCCCGTCGCTCATCGGTGACATCGACACCACCCGCACCCTGCTCAACGAGGGCGCGACCGACGTCGACGACACGCACTGCGGTGGCACCACGGCCGCCAACAACGTCTGGGGCGAGGGCAAGCTCGACATCTACTCCTCCGTCGAGAAGGCTCCGCACAGCGCCGGCACCGTGACCGGCAAGGTCACCGACAAGGCCACCGGCACCGCGCTGTCCGGCCTCTCCATCCAGGCCACCGACACCGCAGGCACCTCGCGCACCGTGCACACCACCGGGACCGGCGGCTACCGGCTGACCCTCTCGGCCGGCACGTACGACTTCACGGTGAGCGGCTACGGCTACGCGACGTCCAGCGTCTCCGGCGTCGAGGTCACCGAAAGTGGCGACCTCACCCAGGACTTCGCACTCGACGCCGTCGCCTCGCACCAGGTCTCCGGCACCGTCAAGGACGTCCAGGGCCGGCCGCTGGGCAAGGCCACCGTCGCGGTCTCCGGTACGCCGGTGAAGCCGGTCACCACCGGTACCGACGGCACGTTCACCCTGCCCGCGGTCGCCGAGGGCAGCTACACCCTGACCGTGACGCCCACCGCCCCGGTGCTCTGCAACGGTGTGTACGCCGAGTCCCTCAAGGTGGCCGGTGACATGTCGGAGAAGGTCAAGCTCCCGCTGCGCACCGACTCCTACGGCCACACCTGCTCCCCGGCCACGTACTCCTGGGTCAAGGGCACCACGAAGGTGGCGCTCAGCGGTGACGAGGACGCCAAGACGATCTCGCTGCCGTTCCCCGTGGAGCTGTACGGCGTTTCCTACACCAGCGCCTCGGTCACCACGAACGGTCTGATCAACTTCATGGAGCCGCGGCTCGGTGACTTCGACAACGTCGCGCTGCCGTCCGTCGCCAAACCCAACGGCGCCGTCGCCGCCCTCTGGGACGACCTGGTCCTGGACAAGAAGTCCAGCGTGCAGACGGCCACCAAGGGCGATGTCGGCCACCGTACGTTCGCCGTCGTGTGGAACAAGGCCGCCTACGCGGACGGCTCCGGCGGCCGCGCCACCTTCGAGGCCGTCTTCGACGAGGCCACCGGTGCGGTGACGCTGCAGTACAACACGGTCGACGACCGCGGCGTCGGTGCGACGGTCGGCATCGAGAACCAGGCCGGCGTCGACGCACTCCAGTACTCGTACAACCAGCCGGTGCTGACCGCCGGTTCCGCCGTTCGTATCGCGCCGGAAGGCAAGTAA
- a CDS encoding SulP family inorganic anion transporter — protein MFKAARSRLGRPRPADVGSGLVTGLFSIPEGMAYAAIAGFNPVAGLYAGVVPAIVGSLTARTVLMVTTLTSAIALTSQSVLKDAGLDPKDTGSIATLTLMAGVVMLLMGALRLGVLLSFVSNAVMTGFSVGIALQIVTGVLKDATGYDPHGHNRLYQLGDWLAHLTDWQLDTTLVALVTIAVWALARLVRPLKPVALLIAMTVSTAGVAVFGVDVELVRDIAHIPAALPGFSAPDLSAAPKLLGGACAVALVALAQAAGIGPSMPNPDGSRSSVNGDFAAQGLANLAGGFFQSLPAGGSLSRTGVAVSAGARTRWAGVLSGVLLAAVVLVCAPLAERIPMPVIGGLILVVGGELILGKRDDVRLVLRTSRLSFAAMAVTFLATTQIPLQRAIVLGAVLSLLLYCAQAARRARLLALVRDPEGRWHPAPVPERLTPGEVTVLYYDGVSLFAELPRIEASLPRADGATGAVLVLVMRGLPDVPSSMVVKLLRRRIRELDRNGARLVLVGVQPELGRLLETTGIAGDLGPDGVIPAGGALFEPLEEALAQSRTWARGHSGDGSPDGS, from the coding sequence GTGTTCAAGGCTGCGAGGTCCCGGCTGGGCAGGCCGCGCCCGGCGGATGTGGGTTCCGGACTGGTCACGGGCCTGTTCTCCATCCCGGAGGGCATGGCGTACGCGGCGATCGCCGGGTTCAATCCGGTCGCCGGGCTGTACGCGGGCGTCGTACCGGCGATCGTCGGCTCGCTCACCGCCCGAACCGTCCTCATGGTCACCACCCTCACCAGTGCGATCGCCCTCACCTCCCAGAGCGTGCTGAAGGACGCCGGACTCGACCCGAAGGACACCGGCAGCATCGCCACCCTGACGCTCATGGCGGGCGTGGTCATGCTGCTCATGGGTGCGCTGCGGCTCGGGGTGCTGCTGAGCTTCGTGTCCAACGCCGTGATGACGGGCTTCTCCGTCGGGATCGCACTGCAGATCGTCACCGGCGTCCTCAAGGACGCCACCGGCTACGACCCGCACGGCCACAACCGCCTGTACCAGCTGGGCGACTGGCTCGCGCATCTCACGGACTGGCAGCTCGACACCACGCTCGTCGCCCTCGTCACCATCGCGGTGTGGGCGCTCGCCCGGCTGGTGCGCCCCCTGAAGCCGGTGGCCCTGCTGATCGCCATGACCGTCTCGACCGCCGGAGTCGCGGTGTTCGGAGTGGACGTCGAGCTGGTGCGCGACATCGCGCACATCCCCGCCGCCCTCCCCGGGTTCTCCGCGCCCGACCTGTCCGCCGCGCCGAAGCTGCTCGGCGGGGCGTGCGCGGTGGCCCTGGTGGCGCTGGCGCAGGCCGCCGGGATCGGGCCGTCCATGCCCAACCCCGACGGCTCCCGCTCCTCCGTCAACGGCGACTTCGCGGCCCAGGGGCTGGCCAACCTCGCGGGCGGTTTCTTCCAGTCGCTGCCGGCCGGCGGCTCGTTGTCCCGCACCGGGGTGGCCGTGTCCGCAGGCGCCCGTACCCGGTGGGCGGGGGTCCTTTCGGGGGTGCTGCTCGCCGCCGTCGTGCTGGTGTGCGCGCCGCTCGCCGAACGCATCCCCATGCCGGTCATCGGCGGGCTGATCCTGGTGGTCGGCGGGGAGCTGATCCTGGGCAAGCGCGATGACGTGCGGCTGGTGCTGCGCACCTCGCGGCTGTCGTTCGCGGCGATGGCGGTGACCTTCCTGGCCACCACTCAGATCCCGTTGCAGCGGGCGATCGTGCTCGGCGCGGTCCTGTCGCTCCTGCTGTACTGCGCGCAGGCGGCGCGCCGGGCGCGGCTGCTGGCACTGGTGCGCGACCCGGAGGGGCGTTGGCATCCGGCGCCGGTTCCGGAGCGGCTGACGCCCGGCGAGGTCACCGTCCTGTACTACGACGGGGTCAGCCTGTTCGCGGAGCTGCCCAGGATCGAGGCGTCGCTGCCGCGGGCGGACGGGGCGACGGGCGCCGTGCTCGTCCTCGTGATGCGCGGGCTGCCGGACGTACCGTCCTCCATGGTGGTCAAGCTGCTGCGGCGCCGGATCCGTGAACTCGACCGGAACGGGGCCCGGCTGGTCCTCGTGGGCGTGCAGCCGGAGCTCGGCCGCCTCCTGGAGACGACCGGAATCGCCGGGGATCTCGGCCCCGACGGGGTGATCCCCGCCGGAGGCGCGCTGTTCGAGCCGCTGGAGGAGGCGCTCGCGCAGAGCCGTACGTGGGCCCGCGGTCACTCGGGCGACGGTTCGCCGGACGGCTCCTGA